The Elusimicrobiota bacterium genome includes a region encoding these proteins:
- a CDS encoding type IV pilus twitching motility protein PilT: MISMSELFLLMHERGASDLHMTVGAPPTLRIDGQLVPTPFEKLSHEASQTLIFSLLTESQRQRFEATNELDLAFSLKGIGRLRMNVYRQRGAIGAAIRAIPSSFRTFEEIGLPNVIYDVMKVPKGLVLVTGPTGSGKSTTIASMIDFVNENRSAHVVTVEDPIEYVHSHKKCIINQREVGQDTESFTASLKHVLRQDPNVILIGELRDLDTISAALTIAETGHLVFATLHTTDCAQTINRIIDVFPQHQMDQVRIQLSFVLQAVICQQLIAHSSGTGRVLATEILIVTAAIRNLVREQKVEQVQLAIQTGGKMGMQTMNQSLADLYRQNRVTFQEAMMRSLDPEDLRRLLQRTGTGGAQPPAGH; this comes from the coding sequence ATGATATCGATGAGCGAACTATTCCTGCTGATGCACGAGCGCGGAGCGTCGGACCTGCACATGACGGTCGGCGCGCCGCCGACTTTGCGCATCGACGGGCAGCTGGTGCCCACGCCTTTCGAGAAGCTCTCCCATGAGGCCAGCCAGACCTTGATCTTCTCGCTGTTGACGGAGAGCCAGCGCCAGCGCTTCGAGGCCACCAACGAGCTCGACCTGGCCTTCAGCCTCAAGGGCATCGGGCGCCTGCGCATGAACGTCTACCGCCAGCGCGGAGCCATCGGCGCGGCCATCCGCGCCATCCCCTCCTCCTTCAGGACCTTCGAGGAGATCGGCCTGCCCAACGTGATCTACGACGTGATGAAGGTCCCCAAGGGCCTGGTGCTGGTGACCGGGCCCACGGGCTCGGGCAAGTCCACCACCATCGCCAGCATGATCGACTTCGTCAACGAGAACCGCAGCGCGCACGTGGTGACCGTGGAAGACCCCATCGAGTACGTGCACAGCCACAAGAAGTGCATCATCAACCAGCGCGAGGTCGGCCAGGACACCGAGTCCTTCACGGCGTCCTTGAAGCACGTCCTGCGCCAGGACCCCAACGTCATCCTCATCGGCGAGCTGCGCGACCTCGACACCATCTCGGCGGCGCTGACCATCGCCGAGACCGGCCACCTCGTCTTCGCCACCCTGCACACCACGGACTGCGCCCAGACCATCAACCGCATCATCGACGTGTTCCCCCAGCACCAGATGGACCAGGTGCGCATCCAGCTCTCCTTCGTGCTGCAGGCGGTCATCTGCCAGCAGCTCATCGCCCACTCCTCGGGCACGGGCCGGGTCCTGGCCACCGAGATCCTCATCGTGACCGCCGCCATCCGCAACCTCGTCCGCGAGCAGAAGGTCGAGCAGGTCCAGCTCGCCATCCAGACCGGCGGCAAGATGGGGATGCAGACCATGAACCAGTCTTTGGCCGACCTCTACCGCCAGAACCGGGTCACATTCCAGGAGGCCATGATGCGCTCGCTGGACCCGGAGGACCTGCGGCGCCTCCTGCAGCGCACGGGCACCGGCGGCGCCCAGCCGCCGGCCGGTCACTAG
- the mutS gene encoding DNA mismatch repair protein MutS — MSPTETLPDTPVMRQYQELKSRHPEALLFFRLGDFYELFGSDAQTAAPLCGLVLTARQGIPMCGVPYHSSKTYLAKLLKAGHKVAVAEQMEDPSKTKKLVKRDIIRLITPGTIIEDELLEATSTNFLVAVESDIVGWGAACIDVSTGEFWATQALNDRGNRRLFDLLARVRPAEVLCAPETAAQLRPALPAAVCLTAEPGRPETAAPPDWARESVWANHRLALRAALRCRGYVARTQFHLQELIAPVYREAANEMQLDETALRTLELVDASSGDRRHSLWGLLNRCRTAMGGRKLRHWILHPSTDLAEIELRQNCVEDLFDKPGAREDLGGLLREVSDLPRVVSRLSTRQATPRDLAALRRSLGQLPALERWFKSYELCPGLTTLAAQLQETAAGLSACADYLARALVDDPPARLSDGHFIREGFHAELDELRLLRSDSQSFLARLEAEERQASGIGSLKAGYNSVFGYYFEITNAHKAKVPPRYTRKQTLTNAERYITPELKELENKILGAEEKILRLESRLFEEVRGEVLQRHDAVQRLGALLAELDVFNALAECASLHEFVKPQVDLSHDLEIVDGRHPVLAAVLPAGTFVPNSLTLNARDPQIIVLTGPNMSGKSTYLRQNALIAVLAQMGSFVPAKSARVGIVDKILTRIGAQDALTQGASTFMVEMNETSAILKSATPRSLVILDEVGRGTSTFDGISIAWAVLEHLQSAYAKAAEPEGPRGPRTLFATHYFELTELAHRLDGVANANVEAREWTNAEGRTEVVFLHKISDGPADRSYGIHVAALAGLPPAVLARAREILSSLENESASGRLANSPAQPKGGDPELPLFDDNPVLHALRLLDPEAMTPLEALEAIAALKKKL, encoded by the coding sequence ATGTCCCCGACGGAGACCCTGCCCGACACGCCGGTGATGCGCCAGTACCAGGAGCTCAAGAGCCGCCACCCCGAGGCGCTCCTGTTCTTCCGCCTGGGCGACTTCTACGAGCTCTTCGGCTCCGACGCCCAGACCGCGGCCCCCCTGTGCGGGCTGGTGCTCACGGCCCGCCAGGGCATCCCCATGTGCGGGGTCCCCTACCACAGCTCCAAGACCTACCTGGCCAAGCTCCTCAAGGCCGGCCACAAGGTCGCCGTGGCGGAGCAGATGGAGGACCCCTCCAAGACCAAGAAGCTGGTCAAGCGCGACATCATCCGCCTCATCACTCCCGGGACCATCATCGAAGACGAGCTCCTGGAGGCCACCTCCACCAATTTCCTCGTCGCGGTCGAATCGGACATCGTGGGCTGGGGCGCGGCCTGCATCGACGTCTCGACCGGCGAGTTCTGGGCCACCCAGGCCCTCAACGACCGCGGCAACCGCCGGCTCTTCGACCTGCTGGCGCGCGTGCGGCCGGCCGAGGTGCTCTGCGCGCCCGAGACCGCGGCCCAACTGCGGCCCGCCCTGCCCGCCGCCGTCTGCCTGACCGCCGAGCCGGGGCGGCCCGAGACCGCCGCGCCCCCGGACTGGGCGCGGGAATCCGTCTGGGCCAACCACCGCCTGGCCCTGCGCGCGGCCCTGCGCTGCCGCGGCTACGTGGCCCGCACGCAGTTCCACCTCCAGGAGCTCATCGCCCCGGTCTACCGCGAGGCCGCCAACGAGATGCAGCTCGACGAGACCGCTTTGCGCACCTTGGAGTTGGTGGACGCCTCCTCGGGCGACCGGCGCCACAGCCTTTGGGGCCTGCTCAACCGCTGCCGCACGGCCATGGGCGGCCGCAAGCTGCGCCACTGGATCCTGCATCCCTCCACCGACCTCGCCGAGATCGAGCTGCGGCAGAACTGCGTGGAGGACCTCTTCGACAAGCCCGGGGCGCGCGAAGACCTGGGCGGGCTCCTGCGCGAGGTCTCGGACCTGCCCCGCGTGGTGAGCCGCCTGAGCACCCGGCAGGCCACGCCCCGGGATCTGGCCGCCCTGCGCCGGTCCCTGGGCCAGCTGCCCGCCCTGGAGCGCTGGTTCAAGTCCTACGAGCTCTGTCCGGGCCTGACCACCTTGGCCGCGCAGCTGCAGGAGACCGCCGCGGGGCTCTCGGCCTGCGCCGACTACCTCGCCCGCGCTTTGGTCGACGACCCTCCGGCCCGGCTCTCGGACGGGCATTTCATCCGGGAGGGCTTCCACGCCGAGCTCGACGAGCTGCGCCTGCTGCGCTCGGACAGCCAGAGCTTCCTGGCCCGTCTGGAGGCCGAGGAGCGCCAGGCCTCCGGGATCGGCTCGCTCAAGGCCGGCTACAACTCGGTCTTCGGCTACTATTTCGAGATCACCAACGCGCACAAGGCCAAGGTCCCGCCCCGCTACACGCGCAAGCAGACCCTGACCAACGCGGAGCGCTACATCACCCCCGAGCTCAAGGAGCTCGAGAACAAGATCCTGGGCGCCGAGGAGAAGATCCTGCGCCTGGAATCCCGCCTGTTCGAGGAGGTCCGCGGCGAGGTCCTCCAGCGCCACGACGCGGTCCAGCGGCTGGGCGCCCTTCTGGCCGAGCTCGACGTGTTCAACGCTTTGGCGGAATGCGCCTCGCTCCATGAGTTCGTCAAGCCCCAGGTGGACCTGAGCCACGACCTGGAGATCGTCGACGGCCGCCACCCGGTCCTGGCCGCGGTCCTGCCGGCCGGGACCTTCGTGCCCAATTCTCTGACCTTGAACGCCCGCGACCCGCAGATCATCGTCTTGACCGGGCCCAACATGTCGGGCAAGTCCACCTACCTGCGCCAGAACGCCCTCATCGCGGTGCTGGCCCAGATGGGCTCCTTCGTGCCCGCCAAGTCCGCCCGGGTCGGCATCGTGGACAAGATCCTCACCCGCATCGGCGCGCAGGACGCCCTGACCCAGGGCGCCTCCACCTTCATGGTGGAGATGAACGAGACCTCCGCCATCCTCAAGTCGGCCACCCCGCGCAGCCTGGTCATCCTCGACGAGGTCGGGCGCGGCACCTCCACCTTCGACGGGATCTCCATCGCCTGGGCGGTGCTGGAGCACCTGCAGAGCGCCTACGCCAAGGCCGCGGAGCCCGAGGGGCCGCGCGGGCCGCGCACGCTGTTCGCCACGCACTATTTCGAGCTCACCGAGCTGGCCCACCGGCTGGACGGCGTGGCCAACGCCAACGTGGAAGCCCGGGAGTGGACCAACGCGGAGGGCCGCACCGAAGTGGTGTTCCTGCATAAGATTTCGGATGGGCCGGCCGACCGCTCCTACGGCATCCACGTGGCGGCCCTGGCGGGCCTCCCTCCCGCCGTTTTGGCCCGAGCCCGGGAGATCCTCTCCAGCCTGGAGAACGAGTCCGCCTCCGGGCGGCTGGCCAATTCCCCGGCCCAGCCCAAGGGCGGGGACCCGGAACTGCCGCTCTTCGACGACAACCCGGTCCTGCACGCCCTGCGCCTCCTCGACCCCGAAGCCATGACCCCGCTCGAAGCCCTGGAAGCCATCGCGGCCCTGAAGAAGAAGCTCTAA
- the mutL gene encoding DNA mismatch repair endonuclease MutL, translating to MSRPDPMIHRLSPEVASRIAAGEVIERPASALKELLENALDAGARRITVECAGAGRTSLRVVDDGCGMSPEDCALALERHATSKITDLGDLERLATFGFRGEALYAAAAVSRLTLASTLRGAKSGWKVQAEGGKVVSSGPAPAVPGTAVELRDLFYNTPARRKFLKSDAYERGRLAAIVEEAALADPALSLTYKSESRTVLRFAPEPGRDLADGLRRRAVRVLGEANAAALLPIVVDRPEMKLRLFVSPWDALAATRDFQYWFVNRRPVSARILQQALYRAYQGRPSDRHPVCVGHLELPGDAFDVNVHPGKREIRFRSDRDVFELVSGLVASALLKSKAPAPITPAPRVSVSTGAVRELAAAYHAVLEQAPLALETAPAESFAAAEGLPRWFTPPFRFLGQIERAYLVFEASGGLFILDQHAAAERILFERFLKEVEQGRARSQKLMLPMTVELPASAVEKVLSLSDRLERLGFSFEAFGKRGLHCLAVPALFHKEADLKELVHRLLDSLHDPVSAAEAVQHDAVATVACKAAVKAHDALSEKEALRLVEDLKDCRDGSCCPHGRRTMLALSRDELARRFQRPGAPPL from the coding sequence ATGTCAAGACCTGACCCCATGATCCACCGGCTTTCCCCGGAGGTCGCCAGCCGCATCGCCGCGGGAGAGGTCATCGAGCGGCCAGCCTCGGCCCTCAAGGAGCTGCTGGAGAACGCCCTCGACGCAGGCGCGCGACGCATCACGGTGGAGTGCGCGGGCGCGGGGCGGACTTCTTTGCGAGTGGTGGACGACGGCTGCGGCATGTCCCCCGAGGACTGCGCCTTGGCCCTGGAGCGCCATGCCACGAGCAAGATAACGGACCTCGGCGACCTCGAGCGCCTGGCCACCTTCGGCTTCCGCGGCGAGGCCCTCTACGCCGCGGCCGCGGTCTCGCGCCTGACCTTGGCCAGCACCCTGCGCGGGGCCAAGTCCGGCTGGAAGGTTCAGGCCGAGGGCGGCAAGGTCGTCTCCTCCGGCCCGGCCCCGGCGGTCCCGGGCACGGCCGTCGAGCTGCGCGACCTCTTCTACAACACCCCGGCGCGGCGCAAGTTCCTCAAGTCCGACGCCTACGAGCGGGGCCGCCTGGCCGCGATCGTCGAAGAAGCCGCTTTGGCCGACCCGGCGCTGTCTTTGACCTACAAGTCGGAAAGCCGCACCGTGCTGCGCTTTGCGCCCGAGCCCGGCCGGGACCTGGCCGACGGCCTGCGCCGCCGGGCCGTGCGGGTGCTGGGCGAAGCCAACGCCGCGGCCCTGCTGCCCATCGTGGTGGACCGGCCGGAGATGAAGCTGCGCCTCTTCGTCTCGCCCTGGGACGCGCTGGCCGCCACGCGGGACTTCCAATACTGGTTCGTCAACCGCCGGCCGGTCTCGGCGCGCATCCTGCAACAGGCCCTCTACCGGGCCTACCAGGGCCGGCCCTCGGACCGGCACCCCGTCTGCGTGGGCCACCTTGAGCTGCCGGGCGACGCCTTCGACGTCAACGTCCATCCGGGCAAGCGCGAGATCCGCTTCCGCTCCGACCGCGACGTCTTCGAGCTGGTCTCCGGGCTGGTGGCCTCGGCTTTGCTCAAGTCCAAGGCCCCGGCGCCCATCACGCCCGCGCCGCGCGTGTCCGTCTCCACGGGGGCGGTGCGCGAGCTGGCCGCGGCCTATCATGCCGTCCTTGAACAAGCCCCCCTGGCCCTGGAGACGGCCCCGGCCGAGTCATTCGCAGCGGCCGAGGGCCTGCCGCGCTGGTTCACGCCCCCCTTCCGCTTCTTGGGGCAGATCGAGCGCGCCTACCTGGTCTTCGAGGCCTCCGGCGGGCTCTTCATCCTGGACCAGCACGCGGCCGCGGAGCGCATCCTCTTCGAAAGATTCCTGAAGGAAGTCGAGCAGGGCCGCGCCCGCTCGCAGAAGCTGATGCTGCCCATGACCGTCGAGCTGCCGGCGTCAGCCGTGGAGAAGGTGCTCTCGCTCTCCGACCGACTGGAACGGCTGGGGTTCTCTTTCGAGGCTTTCGGCAAGAGGGGCCTGCACTGCCTGGCCGTGCCCGCGCTCTTCCACAAGGAGGCCGACCTCAAGGAGCTGGTGCACCGTCTGCTCGATTCCTTGCACGACCCGGTTTCCGCGGCCGAGGCGGTCCAGCACGACGCGGTGGCCACCGTGGCCTGCAAAGCCGCGGTCAAGGCCCACGACGCGCTCTCCGAGAAGGAGGCGCTGCGTCTCGTCGAGGACCTCAAGGACTGCCGTGACGGGTCCTGCTGCCCGCACGGCCGGCGCACCATGCTCGCGCTCTCCCGCGATGAGCTGGCCCGGCGCTTCCAGCGGCCCGGCGCGCCGCCCCTCTAG
- a CDS encoding amidohydrolase family protein, which produces MRKLTDVHVHLAALPTPENGCRLSRRMREGPLGSMLARTMGLPLDQPERANLLYLERLRSELLGSERVGRAVLLGMDGAYDESGRLDEAHSDLLVTNDTVLRAAATAPGLFLPGVSINPQRVDALDELERCAARGAVLVKVLANAQRFDPALPRYRPFYKALARLGLPLLAHVGFEFALIGHDQSVGGLDRLVPALEEGVTVIAAHGCSTGLFFHEQHGPLMLKLAMRYPRFYVDVSALTFFNRVGQLLRIARRPELFERLLFGTDYPLPVFSYPCLLAGSWERFRAARKTASRFDRQVLVLEALGVELKADFADLHKR; this is translated from the coding sequence ATGAGGAAGCTCACCGACGTCCACGTGCATCTGGCGGCCCTGCCTACGCCCGAGAACGGCTGCCGGCTCTCGCGGCGCATGCGCGAGGGCCCGCTGGGCTCCATGCTGGCGAGGACCATGGGCCTGCCCCTGGACCAGCCCGAGCGGGCCAACCTGCTCTACCTGGAGAGGCTGCGCTCCGAACTGTTGGGTTCAGAGAGGGTCGGCCGGGCCGTGCTCCTGGGCATGGACGGCGCCTATGACGAGTCGGGGCGCCTCGACGAGGCTCATTCGGACCTCCTGGTCACCAACGACACGGTCTTGCGGGCCGCTGCCACGGCCCCCGGCCTTTTCCTGCCGGGGGTCTCCATCAACCCCCAGCGCGTCGATGCTTTGGACGAGCTCGAGCGCTGCGCGGCCCGGGGCGCAGTCCTGGTCAAGGTCCTGGCCAACGCCCAGCGTTTCGACCCGGCGCTGCCGCGCTACCGCCCCTTCTACAAAGCGCTGGCGCGGCTGGGTCTGCCCCTGCTGGCGCACGTGGGCTTCGAGTTCGCTCTTATCGGCCATGACCAATCCGTGGGCGGCCTGGACCGCCTGGTGCCGGCCCTGGAGGAGGGCGTCACCGTGATCGCGGCGCACGGCTGCTCCACTGGGCTGTTCTTCCATGAGCAGCACGGGCCCCTGATGCTCAAGCTGGCGATGCGTTACCCGCGCTTCTACGTCGACGTCTCGGCCCTGACCTTCTTCAACCGGGTGGGCCAGCTTCTGCGCATCGCCCGCCGCCCCGAGCTCTTCGAGCGCCTGCTCTTCGGCACGGACTATCCCCTGCCGGTCTTCTCCTATCCCTGCCTGCTGGCCGGCTCCTGGGAGCGCTTCCGCGCGGCGCGGAAGACCGCCAGCCGCTTCGACCGTCAGGTCCTGGTCCTGGAGGCGCTGGGAGTGGAGCTCAAGGCCGACTTCGCGGACCTGCACAAGCGCTGA
- a CDS encoding acyl-[ACP]--phospholipid O-acyltransferase — translation MTEKRSVSAPGFRALLLTQSLSAFNDNAFKTVTALLMVASLPPGRSAQFIAAAGAVFILPFLLLSTAAGSVADRFSKKKIIVACKCVELALMLLTLLALPNGNIPGLLAILFCLGAHSAFIGPAKLAILPEVLDDADLSRGNGLMQMMTFLGIVLGTVAAGLLISEFPGRLQVACLVFAAAAAAGLGAALRVTSVPAAGSAIPIRLNFVAQTWDNLSRIRLRRPIFLALLGSAYFWFLGAIFQMNILVYGQELMHLSQRALSGFQIAVALGIGLGSYVAGRLSREKVELGLVPLGALGLVLFPADLAFAAASPVRAALDLFLAGVSGGVFVVPLDAFIQQRTPKPERGRTIATENVLSLLGVLAASGWLYLSSNYFKLYPNQIFLVVAVMTVAVAAYILSVLPDFFLRLLLYPLVNLVYRIEVEGRGRVPLEGPALLVSNHVSFVDAFLIEGASPRLVRFMMLRRFYGLPVLNWFFRAMGVIPISDHDSPKALLQSFEAARQALREGDLVCIFAEGEISRHGQMLRFKKGVEHIAEGLSMPIIPVHLDRVWGSIFSFEGGRILLKWPRRLPYPVTVSFGAPLPPDAKAEDIRQAVRELGADAFQKRLAEKQTLPRTFAREAKRRWFGLAMADVLYGRLSCGAALVRAFLLGRVLDRVLPPGPNVGLLLPPSVPAALANLGLSLRGRIPVNLNYTLPRETALRCAERAGAKGLVTSRRFLDKLGWEPHESMVFLEDLAPRIKPLRAALTTAAFFVLPPALIELFFLRKAPRLLSDTATVIFTSGSTGEPKGVVLSHANIQANIEAIAQVYQMRGSDRLLGVLPFFHSFGYTVTLWMPAAAGLAAVYHPNPLDAKGVGELIARYGVTIVLGTPTFLTLYLRRIEPAQMKSVNIVMAGAEKLRAELVAAFEEKFGITPLEGFGCTELSPVACVNIPDVEIDGVRQRGTKIGTIGQPLPGVAVKVVDPESLEPLPAGQAGLLLVKGPNVMVGYLGDLEQTEKVLKEGYYSTGDIGCVDADGFVTITDRLSRFSKIGGEMVPHLHVEQRLHSLAGRLEQTFIVTAVPDAKKGERLVVLYKDYDDIDGLWRKLNDSDAPKLWVPERSCFHKVTEFPLLGSGKLDLAALKKTARELEDRKAAA, via the coding sequence ATGACAGAGAAGAGATCGGTGTCGGCGCCCGGCTTCCGGGCCCTGCTGCTCACCCAGAGCCTCTCCGCCTTCAACGACAACGCCTTCAAGACCGTGACCGCCCTGCTCATGGTGGCGTCCTTGCCGCCGGGCCGCTCGGCGCAGTTCATCGCGGCCGCGGGCGCGGTCTTCATCCTGCCCTTCCTGCTGCTCTCCACCGCGGCCGGCTCGGTGGCGGACCGCTTCAGCAAGAAGAAGATCATCGTGGCGTGCAAGTGCGTGGAGCTGGCCCTCATGCTCCTCACCTTGCTGGCCCTGCCCAACGGGAACATCCCCGGCCTGCTCGCCATCCTCTTCTGCCTGGGCGCGCACAGCGCCTTCATCGGCCCGGCCAAGCTCGCCATCCTGCCCGAGGTCCTCGACGACGCGGACCTCTCGCGGGGCAACGGCCTGATGCAGATGATGACCTTCCTGGGCATCGTGCTGGGCACCGTGGCGGCGGGGCTGCTCATCAGCGAGTTCCCGGGCCGCCTGCAGGTCGCCTGCCTGGTCTTCGCCGCGGCCGCGGCCGCGGGACTGGGCGCGGCCCTGCGCGTGACCTCCGTGCCGGCCGCGGGTTCAGCCATCCCCATCCGCCTCAACTTCGTCGCGCAGACCTGGGACAACCTCTCCCGCATCCGCCTGCGCCGGCCCATCTTCCTGGCCCTGCTGGGGTCGGCCTATTTCTGGTTCCTGGGCGCCATCTTCCAGATGAACATCCTGGTCTATGGCCAGGAGCTCATGCACTTGAGCCAGCGGGCCCTGAGCGGCTTCCAGATCGCGGTGGCCCTGGGCATCGGCCTGGGCAGCTACGTGGCCGGCCGGCTCTCGCGCGAGAAGGTGGAGCTGGGCCTGGTGCCCCTGGGCGCGCTGGGGCTGGTGCTCTTTCCGGCCGACCTGGCCTTCGCCGCGGCCTCGCCGGTGCGCGCCGCCCTCGACCTGTTCCTGGCCGGCGTGAGCGGCGGGGTCTTCGTGGTGCCTCTCGACGCCTTCATCCAGCAGCGCACTCCCAAGCCGGAGCGCGGCCGCACCATCGCCACCGAGAATGTCCTCTCGCTGCTGGGCGTCCTGGCCGCTTCGGGCTGGCTCTATCTCTCCAGCAACTACTTCAAGCTCTACCCCAACCAGATCTTCCTGGTGGTGGCGGTCATGACCGTCGCGGTGGCGGCCTACATCCTGTCCGTGCTGCCGGATTTCTTCCTGCGCCTGCTGCTCTACCCGCTGGTCAACCTGGTCTACCGCATCGAGGTGGAGGGGCGCGGCCGCGTCCCGCTGGAGGGCCCGGCCCTGCTGGTCTCCAACCACGTCTCCTTCGTGGACGCCTTCCTCATCGAGGGCGCCTCGCCCAGGCTGGTGCGCTTCATGATGCTGCGGCGCTTCTACGGCCTGCCCGTGCTCAACTGGTTCTTCCGGGCCATGGGGGTCATCCCCATCTCGGACCACGACAGTCCCAAGGCCCTGCTGCAGTCCTTCGAGGCCGCGCGGCAGGCCCTGCGCGAGGGCGACCTGGTCTGCATCTTCGCGGAAGGCGAGATCTCCCGACACGGCCAGATGCTGCGCTTCAAGAAGGGCGTGGAGCACATCGCCGAAGGCCTGTCCATGCCCATCATCCCCGTGCACCTGGACCGGGTCTGGGGCAGCATCTTCAGCTTCGAGGGCGGCCGCATCCTGCTCAAATGGCCGCGGCGCCTGCCCTACCCGGTCACGGTCAGCTTCGGCGCGCCCCTGCCTCCGGACGCCAAGGCCGAGGACATCCGGCAGGCCGTCCGGGAGCTGGGCGCCGATGCTTTCCAGAAGCGCCTGGCCGAGAAGCAGACCCTGCCGCGGACCTTCGCGCGCGAGGCCAAGCGGCGCTGGTTCGGCTTGGCCATGGCGGACGTCCTGTATGGCCGCCTCTCCTGCGGCGCGGCGTTGGTCCGGGCCTTCCTCCTGGGCCGCGTCCTGGACCGGGTCCTGCCTCCGGGCCCCAACGTGGGCCTGCTGCTGCCGCCTTCCGTGCCCGCGGCTCTGGCCAACCTGGGGCTGTCCCTGCGCGGCCGGATCCCGGTCAACCTCAACTACACCCTGCCGCGCGAGACGGCGCTGCGCTGCGCGGAGCGCGCGGGCGCCAAGGGCCTCGTGACCTCGCGGCGCTTCCTGGATAAGCTGGGCTGGGAGCCGCACGAGAGCATGGTCTTCCTGGAGGACCTGGCCCCGCGCATCAAGCCCCTGCGCGCGGCCCTGACCACGGCCGCCTTCTTCGTCCTGCCCCCCGCGCTCATCGAGTTGTTCTTCCTGCGCAAGGCTCCGCGCCTGCTGAGCGACACGGCCACGGTGATCTTCACCAGCGGCTCCACCGGGGAGCCCAAAGGCGTGGTCCTCTCCCACGCCAACATCCAGGCCAACATCGAGGCGATCGCCCAGGTCTATCAGATGCGGGGCTCGGACCGGCTCCTGGGCGTCCTGCCGTTCTTCCATTCCTTCGGCTATACCGTCACCCTGTGGATGCCGGCGGCCGCGGGCCTCGCCGCGGTGTACCACCCCAATCCTCTCGACGCCAAGGGGGTCGGGGAGCTCATCGCGCGCTACGGGGTGACCATCGTGCTGGGCACGCCCACCTTCCTGACCCTCTACCTGCGCCGGATCGAGCCGGCGCAGATGAAGAGCGTCAACATCGTCATGGCCGGGGCCGAGAAGCTGCGCGCCGAGCTGGTGGCTGCCTTCGAGGAGAAGTTCGGCATCACGCCGCTGGAGGGCTTCGGCTGCACCGAGCTCTCCCCCGTGGCCTGCGTCAACATACCGGACGTGGAGATCGACGGGGTGCGCCAGAGGGGGACCAAGATCGGGACCATCGGCCAGCCTCTGCCCGGCGTGGCGGTCAAGGTCGTGGACCCCGAGTCTTTGGAGCCTCTGCCCGCGGGGCAGGCGGGCCTGCTGCTGGTCAAGGGGCCCAACGTGATGGTGGGCTACCTGGGGGACCTGGAGCAGACCGAGAAGGTCCTCAAGGAGGGCTATTACTCGACCGGGGACATCGGCTGCGTGGACGCGGACGGCTTCGTCACCATCACCGACCGCCTGAGCCGCTTCAGCAAGATCGGCGGCGAGATGGTGCCGCACCTCCACGTCGAACAGCGGCTGCACAGTCTGGCCGGGCGGCTGGAGCAGACCTTCATCGTGACCGCGGTGCCCGACGCGAAGAAAGGCGAGCGGCTGGTGGTCCTCTATAAGGACTACGACGACATCGACGGCCTCTGGCGCAAGCTCAACGACTCCGACGCGCCTAAGCTCTGGGTGCCGGAGCGCTCCTGCTTCCACAAGGTGACGGAGTTCCCGCTGCTGGGCTCGGGCAAGCTGGACCTGGCGGCCCTGAAGAAGACGGCGCGGGAACTCGAGGACCGCAAGGCCGCGGCATGA